The segment CACCCATAGAACGCAGTTCATTAGCAACACGTTTACGCTCGGCTTCCATTCGTCTATAGACAGAATCACTAATTTCAGCCAAGAGATCGACCCGCTTGAGACGAACGTCTACAATTTCTACACCGATATCTGCAGCATCATCTGCAACTTTTTTGCGGATGCCTTCCATGACCTGTTCGCGCTGATCTGAAATGATCTCTCTGACAGTGCGTTTGGTGAACTCTTCATTCAAAGCTGAACGAATTAATTGCGTCAAGCGGTCTTGCGCTAAACGCTCATCCCCCTTGAAGCTCACGAAGAACTTGCGAGGATCCACAATGCGCCACTTGACATAAGAATCGACTAAAAGATTCTTCTTTTCAGCAGTAATAAAACGCTCTGCCTCTGGATTATCAATCGTGAGAATACGACGATCAAAGAAGCGCACACTTTCAAAAGGTGCAGGATATTTAAATTGAAGGCCAGGCTGCTCAATCACCCGCACAATTTGCCCGAAAGCAAAAACGACGGCGAAGTTGCGCTGATCTACAACAAAAATACTTGAAGATAAAACAAACCCTAAGGCAATAAAGCCAGCAATTGCGGCTAAGAGACGATTGGCATTCATTATCTAGCATCCCCTCTATCACGACTTCTCAAGCCATCACGTTTTTCAGCAGCGCCACTAAAGCTTGGCGCATTCGTAGAACTTGAAGTTGCATTATTAGTAAATGGAGCGGCTGGATTACCTGTCGCGCCCCCAACTGTAACTGACCCAGTAGGCGTAGCACCGGCTGCTTGACCTGAAGCTACCTGTGCACTTTCAGCAGTAACTTGGGCAACGATCTTATCTAAAGGTAAGTACAGCATGCTATTACTCTTGGTAGTGTCTACCAATACCTTGGTGACATTGTTGTACATCTCGCGCATGCTATCAATGTACATACGATCACGAGTCACACCGGGAGCCTTGGCGTATTCAGTCAGGACTTGCTTAAAGCGATTCGCATCACCCTCTGCTGTCGCAACAACACGCGCCTTGTAACCTTCAGCCTCTTGGATGAGTCGATCAG is part of the Polynucleobacter sp. es-EL-1 genome and harbors:
- the hflC gene encoding protease modulator HflC; the encoded protein is MNANRLLAAIAGFIALGFVLSSSIFVVDQRNFAVVFAFGQIVRVIEQPGLQFKYPAPFESVRFFDRRILTIDNPEAERFITAEKKNLLVDSYVKWRIVDPRKFFVSFKGDERLAQDRLTQLIRSALNEEFTKRTVREIISDQREQVMEGIRKKVADDAADIGVEIVDVRLKRVDLLAEISDSVYRRMEAERKRVANELRSMGAAESDKIRANAERQRDTILAEAYREAQKIKGAGDAKATALYADAFGRDPQFAQFYQSLQAYRSSFKDKKDVMVVEPNGEFFKFLNKKN